The Brachyspira sp. SAP_772 genome includes the window CCTTATTTTATTTTTTAGATTATTTATTTTTAATTATCTTCTTTTAATGAATTTTCCTATAGGTATAAAGTCAGCAGGGTTTAATGCCACTCCGTTTCTTCTCACTTCAAAATGTAAATGGCTTCCTGTAGAATTACCAGTGCTTCCCATTCTTCCTATCATTACACCAACGCCCACATTAGCACCAACTGTAGTAGTGATTTTATTTAAGTGTCCGTAGTATGTAGTGTATCCTTTGTCATGACGAACTATAACCAAATTTCCAAAACCGCCGCTGTATCCTGCAAATATAACCTTTCCTTTTCTAGCAGCATATATAGGAGTGTTTAATCCGCCCGGTATATCTACACCTAAATGTTTTCTTCTCACTCCTGTGATTGGGTGTATTCTATATCCAAACACACTGCTTATTCTTGTTACAACTGTAGGTAAGCTAAACATTTGACCAAACTTATCTATTCTTTCATCTAATGTGTATTTAGCACCGGGTAAAAATATTTCATCACCAGTGTTAATGTTGTCTCTATCTATTTTGTTAAAGCTCAATACTCTGCCAATTTCAACATCGTATCTGTCAGTAATCTCTTCTAATGTTTCATTCTTCTTAACAATATAAAGCAAACCATTTCTATTTGGTATCATTATTGTTTGACCGGGTCTTAATTTGTTGGCATTACTTATTTTATTAACACTTACTATAGTATCTAAATTAGCACCTATCTTTTTTGAAATGCTAGTTAGATTGTCTCCTTCTTCTATTATATATTCATCGTATTTAAGACTAATAGTACCATCGCTTACAAGTGAGTTATCAGAAACTAAATAATCATAAAAAGCATCAGAAGCCTTTTCTATAGAAGCAACAGGCGTAGAAGTAACTGCTGGTATATTTTTTATATCTTCAGCAACAATATCATTAGTTTCTATTTTCATCTCTTTTACTTCATCTACTATTTTACTATATAATTCAGAGGTATTTTTTGAATCATCTATATTTTGAGCATACAAATTACTATCAGAATTCCTTTTAGCACCAAGTATCAAAAAATTAATTAGAACTATAAACATTATAAAAGATACTGCTACTAACAATGATTTTTTTAGAAAGTATGGAAAGAGATTTTTATCACTATCTTCTATTAAATATTTTTTTATTTTTTGTATGATATTTTGTTTTCTTCTTACTCTTGTGTATTTAAATTTTCTCATGGCAATTAGTTCTTTTTGTTTATTTAGATTATAATATTATAAAAATTAACAGTTAGTATAATACTAAATTTTGACATATTGTCAAGTACATATATTGTAAATATTATCTAACTTTATACTAATTCGGTAAAAATAAAAAAACTTTTAATATAAATTGTAAACATAATATTGAATTTATTTATTTTTATGCTAAAATCATATTATTATGAGAAGTTTTGCTTTATTATTAATATTATTATTTCAATTTTCTTTATATTCTGAAATAACACTATCTTTTGTAGGTGATGTTATGACAGGAAGCGATCATCCAGATAAAAGTTATTTACCCCCCAATGAAGGAAAAGATGTTTTTAAAAGTGTATCATCATTTTTGAAAGCTTCAGATATAAGTTTTGCAAATTTAGAGGGAGCTATAGCAAACTCAGAGACAAAATCTGCTAAAACAGGCAAGCGTTCATATTCTTTTCGTATGCCTCCGTACATGGCTGATAGAATAGCTGAAGCAGGGTTTGATATAGTTGCTGTTGCTAATAATCATTCTAGGGATTTTGGTGCTAAGGGTTATAGTCAAACTCAAGAGTATGTAAAAAAAGCTGGTATGGAAGTTGTAGGCAATGTTTTAAATCAGGCTTCTTTTATAGAGGTTAAGGGTAAAAAAATAGGCTTTTTAGCTTTCTATTATTTTTCTTATGCCAATAATGCGATACAGGATATTGCAGCTGCTAAGGCTTTAGTTGAGAAAACAAAAAAAGAATGTGATTTTTTAATTGTAAGTTTTCATGGCGGAGCTGAGGGAAGCAGTATGTTTAGAGTGCCTAAAACTACAGAGTACTTTTATAAAGAGAATAGGGGAGATGTTTATAAGTTTGCAAGGGCGGTCAGTGATGCTGGTGCTGATTTAGTAATTGGTCATGGTCCGCATGTACTTAGAGCTATGGAAATGTATAATAATACTTTTATAGCTTATTCTCTTGGCAATTTTGTTGGATATAGACAATTCTCTTTATCTGGAAACAATGGAATTAGTGCTATATTACAAATTACTTTAGACGATGATTTAAAATTTTCAAAAGCAAAAGTTATACCTGTGCGTTTAGTAAATGGCGGCATACCAAGTATTGATTCATCTAATACTGCTATAAAAAAATTGAATGAATATGCAAATTTAGATTTTCCAAAGACAGGTGTGAAGTTTGATTCTAACGGAGAATATTTTAAATAATTTTATTTTTTTAAATATTAAAAAATTACAAAATGGGTTTCATGGGCTTTATTGATTTTTGCAAAAGTTCAATTAAAAAATAACGCTAATTATAAAATATTAAACCAAAAACACTATAAATATTTATTAAATGATTAGGGATTAATTAAATTCTTTTTCTATTTTATTAATTAAATCTTTTCTAATATTATTCCAATATTTATAATACGTTGTATCTCCACCTAAAAAAGACGGTAAAAGACCAATTAAACCATCTTTATCTATTTTAACATCAGAATAATGAACTATCTTATAAGATTTCTCTAAAGCTTCTTTCCTTTCTATTCTTTTATTTTCAATATCTTCTTTAAGCTGATTAGATAATTTTTTTAAATATTCATGTCTTTTTTTATCTAATTCATAATCATTAATTTTTATGCTATTTGATAAATCTGTACGATATTGAGTATCACTCAAATTGTTATAATAATAAGATATTTCATTTTTTAAATTACGTACATATATATAATTAGTGTAATCAATATCTTTTTCAAGTAAATTATCATATTCTGATTTCAGAGCGTTTAATTTTTCTCTGTATGGAAGTTCAAATTTAAGCTGATCCAATTCAAGCTCTTGTTTATGGCGTATATTATTCCAATATTCATAATAGGTTTTAACATTATCTTTTTTTGCTTCAGAATAATGAACTATTGTAGGGATTGCTTTTTCAATTTCTTCTATAGTCATTGAGTTATTTAGCAAGCTGTGGTACAAATCAAGTAAATATCTATCTCTCTTTATATCAAGTCTTTTTCTTAATTCGTCCATTCTTTGAATCATAATTTTTTTACCAATTTCATCAAAATAGATATCTTCTGCATCAAATACAAATATATCTTTATCTTCATATAGATTTCTTTCTTCGCCTTTAGCAGCACCCAAAAAATTTTTAAAGCCTTGAATTGCAGAATGTACTGATTCTCCAGCTTTAGTTCCTAAGTTTTCAAAAGTTTTATTAATATCTGTGTTTTTTAGTTTATACCAAAAATTTTGATTTATTCCCAAAGTTTTATCAAATACGAAAATAAATTCTATATATAATAAATTATAATTATTAATATTCATTTCTTCATTTATTATAACTTCAAAATTATTTATTATATTTTCTAAAAGAGTTTGATATTCTGCTTGCCTAAAATTATTTAAATATTCTTTCTCACTTATTATATTAATATTTGGTATGCTTGAAATAGTAATATAAGCACCTATATAATTTGTTTTTTCTATTAAATAATTTATACGATTTTTAAATGAATTAGATACAGTATTTCCTATTATTTTGTTATAAGTTTGTGCATATTGAGGCAGATTTCTTATAGATTGATTATAAACAGGCACTAGGTTTCCCATTATATAAGAAAAATTAGTGTTATTCATTTCTAATTTATTTCTTTTTTCAAACGAATTAGTCATACTGCTTATTAATCTGTCAAACTCTTCAGTTTTTGTAGGCTGATA containing:
- a CDS encoding peptidoglycan DD-metalloendopeptidase family protein codes for the protein MRKFKYTRVRRKQNIIQKIKKYLIEDSDKNLFPYFLKKSLLVAVSFIMFIVLINFLILGAKRNSDSNLYAQNIDDSKNTSELYSKIVDEVKEMKIETNDIVAEDIKNIPAVTSTPVASIEKASDAFYDYLVSDNSLVSDGTISLKYDEYIIEEGDNLTSISKKIGANLDTIVSVNKISNANKLRPGQTIMIPNRNGLLYIVKKNETLEEITDRYDVEIGRVLSFNKIDRDNINTGDEIFLPGAKYTLDERIDKFGQMFSLPTVVTRISSVFGYRIHPITGVRRKHLGVDIPGGLNTPIYAARKGKVIFAGYSGGFGNLVIVRHDKGYTTYYGHLNKITTTVGANVGVGVMIGRMGSTGNSTGSHLHFEVRRNGVALNPADFIPIGKFIKRR
- a CDS encoding CapA family protein; this encodes MRSFALLLILLFQFSLYSEITLSFVGDVMTGSDHPDKSYLPPNEGKDVFKSVSSFLKASDISFANLEGAIANSETKSAKTGKRSYSFRMPPYMADRIAEAGFDIVAVANNHSRDFGAKGYSQTQEYVKKAGMEVVGNVLNQASFIEVKGKKIGFLAFYYFSYANNAIQDIAAAKALVEKTKKECDFLIVSFHGGAEGSSMFRVPKTTEYFYKENRGDVYKFARAVSDAGADLVIGHGPHVLRAMEMYNNTFIAYSLGNFVGYRQFSLSGNNGISAILQITLDDDLKFSKAKVIPVRLVNGGIPSIDSSNTAIKKLNEYANLDFPKTGVKFDSNGEYFK